The genomic DNA ATCTCATCGAAGTACTTCAGCATTTTGTCAGGTCCGTCCGGCTCATTGCGCCACGTAATCTCAGCCCTCTCAGGCGGGCACCAATCGCTGTCACCTACATATCGCATCTGCGACACAATTGCCGCACGCATTTCGCGCGAAAGAAAGACGATCTTGAAATCCGCTAAACAATGGCGAGTGCCGATGTCGCACGGTAGATGCCCATAGCCAAACTGACCGGGCTGAATAAAGCGCGAGGATATCTCGATCGGTATCCATAGAATATTTTCGGAATGAGTGAAGCGAGCTCGCTCGACATCCACAAAGCGGAAGTCTCCAAGATAGTCTTTATTAAAGAACACATCGGACTGTACAAGCCCGAGCAGTCCAAGCAGACGGGCATATAGGTGGGTGCCCGCCTTCGGAATGGAACATATCATAACCCGCGAGCTTGAGCGGCCGGCCGTCGGCTTGATTGACCAAGATTCATTCGAGCAGGGATAAAGTGGAAAGGGTTGACCCGCGATATCGCGCAGCTCTTCTGGAAGCGGGTGAAACATTGTGGTTTCCTCACTGTTGCAGCGGCTTTTTTAAACAGCCGGAGCCAATGCGCGACAGGACAAGTTCCTGACCAGCTTGACCCCAAGCAGTCGCGCCCTCTGTTGCCGTACCAGAGAAGTAAAGCCCGTCGCATGCGCTAGCCGCGAGACGAACCGCTAGTACGGGTGGCATCGGCGAGCTCGTGGCCAACTTGCTGAGATGAGCTATTTACCAAACGCCACGTCGGCGTTCCCTAGAGATGTAGTCACCTTGTCATACCCCCGTTTTCGATCGGACGATGAACCTAATCATAGAATAACGCAAGTAAGATTGGTTATGTCGCCAATATACTAATGAATATATTTTCCCAGACGGCACCGCTTGCGTTGCCGTGCAGTCGTCCCCACTGCCCTGACGACGAGGACACCACGGTTTGCGCGGCGCATGCGCAGCCAGTAAAGTAAGCTCCATTGACAGCATCGGGCCAGGAGACGTCGTTAAACGAGGCCACTCGCAAGACCGCCTCGCGAGCGGCCGAGCGCATGCCCTCGCGTCCATTGCCCCGACTGCCGAGACATGGGCGCGAACGGAGCGGCAGCCGGAATCCGATATCAACCTTGTCTATGATCTGCGTCAGTGAACCGTCAGCGAGACTCGAATATGCAGGGCTTTGCTAGGCCTTCGCGGGTCGACTGCCAGCTTGGAACGAACACTAAGACACATGCGGAAGCCCCGACATACACAGAAATTGCTGCTAGACATCATCTATGATGCAATTAACACGGCTCCGAATGCGCTCGCACGTATAGCTCTGTATGTTGCACAAGACCCCGAGGCTGTTCTGGCGCTGTCCATTGCCGACCTTGCGCGCAACACCGCTACCGGTTCTGCTTCAATTGTAAGATTTTGCCGAACCTTGGGACTCTCGGGATTTCGCGAGTTTAAGATTGCGCTCAGCGGCGAAATTGAGCGGCGGAAGTTGAGCGGCGAACTGGCTGAACGCGCGCCATCAGAAGCTGTAGACACAGCTCCTCGGATCGCCATCCTCAGTTCTGCTTTACAAAACTCAATTTCCGCGTCCGCTCGTGGTTTTGACGACCTTCAAATTAGTGGGCTTGCCAACCGCATCCGAGCGGCCCGACGCGTCGAACTGTTCGGCACGGGGCCGTCATCCGTCTGCGCTGATATTCTGGCCATGCGACTGATCTGCCTAGGTTTCCCCGCACATTGCTCGGGGTCCGCCACCGTGTCTCACGCTCTCGCGCGAGGGCTTGGCTCGTTGAGCCTCGCCATTGGCATTTCGTCGCGTGGCCACACTGTGGAAACCAAGGATTTTCTGGCCATTGCGCGCGAAACCGGAGCATACACGATTGCCATTACGACCCGCGTTGACTGCCCGATCGCCCGGACTGCGGACGAGGTGGTCTTGTTTACCTCGGCTGAGGCTTGGCCACAGGCCGGGTCGGCGATGCACGTGCCGCCTCTGGTGTTGCTGAGCGAATATCTTTGCCAGTGTCTGCAGATGGCGGAAGTCTGAATCCCCACCAAGGCCAATTCGGGCAGTTCCGAGGTTATTTCCGGATCCCACCTCGGTCTTCGTCGCGCGTGCTCGCGTGCACGAGCCATTGAAGCGATAAACTTGAACCGCACTTTCGACTGTGCGTACTGCGTGCTTGTTACATGGAAACGACGAACTCACCGAGCAACCCTCTTGCCACGGCGCGGGGGTGTTTGGTGATCATAGGGGAAGCTTCAACAATTGAGAAGCTGACGAACTACTACACCGGGATCAAACCGGAGGACAAGGCAGGTTCCTCGTCGTTGGCAAGGCTGCAGCACCAGGTCGACTCCGTGCCCTAGGCGGTCCATGCGCAAGGTTCGACGGCGCGCTCGCCGACTGAGTGGCGCTGGAGGGCCTCGAGAGGGCATGGGTCGGCCGCAGCAGCGTGGGACGCAGGAAGGCAGGCAAGATCCTGGCTTCCTTCTTCACCGACAGCAAGTCAGCGGCTCCTTTTGCCGGTCGGCAGATCGGTGGACCAGGTCGAGCTTCTTCCATGTCCACTTCTACGTTTGCCACGGTGTTCGGGAATTCCTGGGAGATTGGGGGCTGACATCTATCGGGTGCTGCCACGAAGGTTGGTATTGACGTATTTCGCGAGGTCTAGCGCGGAGATGCTACCAACCAATTGGTCCAGACTCATTTCGGCCGAGATTGAGGCGGAATGCTCCAGGAGTGCAAGGAGATCATCCCTGTGCTTCGAATGGTGGTTCTCCAGGTGCATCTCGACCTTTCGCGCGATGACGTCCGCGAAACTCGCCCTTGTCCCAAAAAGCGGATCGTTGATTAACGCCGTCGGTCGTTCCTGTTCGAGAACCCAATTTATCGCCAGGGTCCCGTTCGATCTCAAGAATACGATCTCCAGCTCCGCGTCGGCAGGTCGCGATGTGGCAATGGAGAACCCCGCATCCGCCAGAGCCCTGGTATCCTTATCCACAGCCTGAGTGAATGCGGCCAAATTGACATGATGAATGTCAATGTCGTTCGGCGCACGCTGGATGAACTGAGAAAGGACGCTACTGCCCGCTACCCAGCTATCTTTGCTCCGATTGCGCGAAATGGCGACTAACGCAATGCGCATCAGCTCGGGCATCATGCGCTTGTGGCCTTCTTTGATATTGAGAACAGCCTGTAAGTTACGTTGACGTCGGGATAGGTCCCGGCTCGCAGAAGCACAGATGTGAGATCATTTGAACCCGCAATCTTTTCAAGAAGGTCGTCACGGGCATTAGTGCCGAACCCAAGAACGATACGACCTGTTTCCGTAAGGAATCTTGGGCCATCTGAAAGAAATCTCTCGAGCAAGTTGTACCCTGGATCGATCGCACCACCTTCGAGGTCGTGGACAAACTCGTAATCTTCTGGAGCGTAGCTCGACGGGTAGTTCCAAAATATGATGTCGAACCTTCTGCCAGGTGGAACATTGGTAAATATATCGCTTGCGATGACTTCGACGTTCCTAATGCCGTTTCTTGCAGCATTCTCCAACGTGTTCTTGACGGCCCTCGGATTGATGTCGCAAGTCAGCAACGACAGCGCGCCAGTCTTTGCCAACAGAAGGCCGGGAAGACCGAAACCGCAGCCGATTTCTAAGACGGTCTTTCCGTCGAATGGGGGAAAATTCTCGCTAATCCAACGCCAACTCTGGAAGTGCTCTGGAGGAAAAACCCCTTCCTGTACGACCAGATCCAGTCCGAATGCCTGCATCTGACGCGGGAAAGTGGCTTGTTGACTTGTCCGAAGCGTTGTCCTGATACGATCAAGTTCGCTCATTGTTCTCCGGCCTTCCGGCGCGGTGCCATGCCTGGTTGTTTTCCCGGCTCGACGGCATCAACGGTTCGCTTCAGTAAGCAATTCCAAAGAGGCATTGAAAACAGACCGGCCTCAAGAATGAGGCGGTCCCAAGATGAGCGGAGGGGTGCATACCGGAAGAGGCCTTCTAGACCGGCTCGATCCCCCTGGAAATACCGCTGGACGGCTGTCGTTAGGCCCGACTTTGCTGCGGTTAGGAGTGCTCTGTCGTAACAGAATCTTGCGTGGGCAAAGGCGCTACCATCACTCCGATTGTCCGGCATCGGCGCAGCTCCCCTGTCGCCGAGAACGTTTAGCAACATTTGGAAAGATGAATGGGCAATGTAGCCGGAATCGAGAGAAATCCAAGCAGTCGCTTCGTCGCCCAACGACCGGCACCTAAGTATTCTCAGCTCAGCATCCATTACTTGATGACTATCGCTCACATGAAGGAGGTTCGTCACGGGATTATCGCAGAAAAAGAGACTACGTACGGTGCCGCATAAAGCCTGGGCCGGCTGTGTGTTACCCTTCAGTTTTTGCGACAAGTGCAGCGCATTAGGTCCGCTCCAGATCGTGGCGCAAACCGGACGCATGTCGAATAAGTCCAGCACCAATGGCCAATGCTTCCCGCCGGTGGAACAGGTAAGGGTATAAAACGCATCAATGGATTTGCGACTATGAATCGAAAAGAACCGTTCCGAGAGTTCCAAACCGGTTCGCCGGCGAATAAATTCGTCGAGCAGCGAGGTTAGGCCAGAGCGCGCGACTTCCGGGCCATACACTATCAGCGCCGTGGATGACATCATGCCGCCCCCCCCAAAGGGTCGCTTGTGATATGGGCCTTCCTGCTCGCGACGGTGATCCTAGTCGCTCTAACGCGTCTCCCTTCCAGCCAATCGGCGAGACGAGCGGGATGACGGGCATTAATCACAACGCCGGGAAGGCTTTTCTTCGCCATGAATTCGACCGCGCAGGCGTCAATCGAGGTGTGGCCGAGAAGGACAAGATCTTGAGCAGCGATCTGCTCTATAAGTGCAGCGGGATCGTCGGTTGCTCCACCGCGATGCACGCCATCGACATCTGTCAAAATCACCAGCTGTGGTGCCCCAGTTAACCAAGCGATCCACGCGGCAACGGCGTCGGATGTGACGTCCCAACTCCATTCCACTGGGTCAGCCGCAAACAGCAAACGGGAAGGCAGCAGCACTGGAATCTTCCCAAGTCTCGCGAGAGTTCGGCATTCGCCTAGGCTGGCCGATGGAACTAGTTTGGAAGAGAAGGCGGCATCCGCAAGCAAATACCCCGTTTGGTCCTGTGCTAGAGCACACGCATGATGCGCGGTACACGGATCTAATCGCTCGGCTGCATCAATCGCCTCAATTGCTTTGTCCGGGATGCCGCCGCCTGGAACAAGTAGGATTCGATGGCCCTTATCGGCGAGACGCTCAAGTTCAGCCAGTGCGAGCTTACACACGGCAAGATCACGCATGATGCTCCCGCCGAATTTGAGAACAATCGAAAAGCCATATGGTGGAAAACCTTTTATTGAGCAGTCCATCGGCTTGCCATCCCGCCCTCAGGCAACAGATACGATCTCAGGAATTTTTGAAGCTAGGTTTGGAAGCGCTGCCCAGACCTTTTGAAACGCGGCCGCGTACAATTTCATCACTTCAACGTCGTTTGGTGGAGCGATCTCCGACACGTAAAACATGGTGTTCAATATCTTCATGGCGTTTGGAAAATCGGTCCTTGACCATTGGCCGCAGATATCCGGCAGATATTCAAAGACGGGCTTCGTCAGCCAGACCGCAACGGGAACTCCCTCGGCTTGAAGAAGCTTAATGATGAAATCCCTGGCCGTAGGGCCAGGTAGAAAACCGAGCTTTTCCGGCTCAAGACGCAACGGGAGATTCAGCATCGATTGTTGATGATCTGCTGGATCGAAAAGAGGCAGAAGCCCTGAGAGGTGGCCAATCTCCTGCCAAAGGAACCTAGCATTCCTTCGCCTTTTTTTAAGCTGCCGGTCAAGCTGCTTGAGCCTGTGATTAGCAATGGCAGCAGAGAATACATTGGGTCGGTAATTGTAGCCTTTGGAGTTCGGGGAGAATATCCTAGCTCCACATCGCGACGAGCTTGTCAGCGAAACATTATCTACATGGTGGATCAGAGCAGGGTCCCTCGTCAGGACAAATCCAAGCTCACCTGCCCCGAGGTGTTTAGCTCCGTTGCCGGAGAGAGAGAGTGCATCGCTCTCCAAGTAAGCTCCATTGACAATATCTTTCGCAGCGCCAATTGATTGGCAAACATCATCGATAATCGCCACGCCTCGCGCTCGCGCCGCCAATCTCAAGCTGGGAACCAAGAGGTTATTTCCGAACAGATGAGTTATGAGCGTCGCCGCGTCACCTGGCTTGATGAGGGAGGCCGCCATCTTCTCATCAACTCCGGCAAGGTCTGGCTCAACATCGACAAAGACCGGTTCGAGTCCACTGATCGCGATTGGGCCTACGGCTCCCGGCCAGTTCAAAGCCGACGTAACGACTCGGCGACCTCGGTTCCGGTAGTAGTCGAGAGCCACGTGAATAGCGGCTGTGCCGCTTCCAACGGCGCGCACAGACCAGTTACCCGACCAATCCGCTAGCCGCTTTTCGAGCTCAATCACCATAGGGTGATTGACGCGATGATATTTGCCGCTTTCGACAACATTTGCGAGCGCCTTCAAATGTTTACGTTTCGCAGCTGGCCAAAGAACAACTCGCCCAGCCGGCACCGTGGGATCTCCTCCAAAGAGCGCAAGAGAAGTGTCCTTCTGGTGGACGCATCGTGTGCTTGCTGCCGTGGCTAAGCTTACATCCTTGGTCATATGATCTAGCCTGGTTGTGTTACATCGGCCATCGGCCACTCGCGAAGTCACGAGCCGAACCGACCCGTCTCTCGCATACTTTTGCGTCTTGCAACGAGGCTCGGCTAACCCACAAGAGCAGAGTCGCTCCTGAGAACAGGCTGGGCGCCGTAGCGCCCTCGCTACGTTGAGTTCAGGAAAGAGCTTTCAAGCTCGCAACCGGCTTATGAGGCGTCAACCTCGTCGGAAATGAACTCGCTGAACGATGCAGTCCCTCCTTCGTAAATCAACACCTAATAGCCCTTGACAAGAAGGGGAAGTGGTCCTCTGAAATATATTTATGGATATACTATTTATTCTCCGCCGACCTTTAGCCTCCTATCTGAGATATTTTAGTATCGGAAGTGACAACGCGAGGTTGCTTTTTCAGCCTCTAGTACCGGCACCATTTAAAAGATAAAAAGCGCAGCGCGGATGCGCAGGAATATCATCCCGCCAAAGCCGCGGGCCAGATAATCAGCCAACCTTGGCGAGCTGGAAGCACCCCGAGCTTCCGTAATTGGTTGAAGCACTCGCCGGACCGAGGGCCGGCGTCCAATGTTAGTAGCCCCTTTCGCGAACACTCCGGCTAGTGGGTTTGTGTCAGAATGACCTCCCGGGATCGTATTCTGAGCGCTCAGTGAGGATGTATCTCGTTGTAGTCATCCCACCGGGCGATCTGGCGGAGAACCATGGGTGATCATGCAAGGAGTGATGCGAAGGCAATCACGCTTGAAGGTTTTGACCCAGGCTTCCGAAACGTCGCTGGAGTGGGGCGCTTCACGGGCGTGGAGCAAGTAACGCGGTCAGCGCAGAGGCGAAGGCGCGTGTTCCTTGCCGGTGTAGGGGTGCCATTTTCCGACAGGTCTCGATCGGATGAGGCACCCTCGTCGATCCGAAGCGTGTCTTGACCGCCTCCAGCATCATATCGCACGGGACCCGCAGCCCTCCTGCGACGGCCCAAGCCGAATGGCTCAGCTACTCGGCTGATGTCGGCGAAAATCGCTCACCAATACTTCTTTGTAAACGTGAAGTTTGCCAGCTGTCTCCTGCTCATGTTTTGCAAAGCGCGCGACACTGCGCGCTGTTCTACATCAAGGTGGTTAGTCAATGCGGATGCCACTGCGCTCGTAGTCTTGCCGAGCTGAGGCATTGCGTCAGTTAGCCTTGCAAGACTGGTTCGAAAAGCCGGGGAAAGCTCAGACGCGGTTATTTCCATGCGAAGGGCATGAGAGCAGAAACAGAACTTGTCGATGATATGGCAGATTTCGCAATTACATGCCCCCAGAGCTATGTCAGTGAATATTTCTTCCGCTCGAAGAGCGAGCTCCGTTGGAGATAACTCACCAGAGGGGGCGGTTCGGTCGAGAGGGTGAGTCCGTGTACGAGTTAGGGCGAAGGTAAGTGTTTCGCGCGCCACCACATACGAGTCCAATAGAACCCACTCGACCAGAGGTCTCGTAAAGTAACCCCTTTGAGGAAAGGACACGATCTTCCCTTCCGCTGCAAGTCGGATAAGTGCTTCGCGTATAGGAGTCCGGCCGATGTTGAGGACGGACGCTAGCTCTTTATCGCTGAGATGCTGCCCCGGCATGTGGGATTTGCTGTAGAGCAATTGAAGTACCGCGTCGTAGGCTGCATCGGCTTTTGCGTTCTTCTTGGCTTCAATAGCCAAACTGGGCATTTCTGTCCGACGACATTGGGCCGCATTTTTGCAGAACCACATCTCTACGCTTCCCCTTTTTTCGACGTCCTTTGAACGTTCGATTAGCAGAATTTGAGTTTCTGCGGCGTGCTATTTCTCGACATCCGGACATGACGCATGCACCGCGCGCCGCCTCAGCTGCATACACCATGCGTATGAGGTGTGACCATGGCCAGCCGCGGCGCTCGGATGCGGAAGCCGGTTGTGTGCGTCAAGTTCTGCAAAAAGGGGCGGCCATGGTGCTGGTCATGCGGCTTGGCGCAGAGTGAGCTTCTTGTGCTCGCGCAGGTCGTCCATGTTGATGTAGCGGTTGGCCTCCATCCAGTTTTCGTTGGTTTCGACGGCCAGCGCCCTGACGAGGCGTAGGCAGCTCTGTGAGTTTGGAAAGATGCGCACGATATAGGTGCGGCGCCGGATTTCCTCGTTGAGCCGTTCAAGCATGTTGGTGCTCTTGAGATGCTTGTGGTGCTGGCGTGGCAGACGAAAGAAGGTCAGCGTGTACTCGATGGTCTCCTCCACCCATGTCGTCAGTCGTGGGTAGCGGGCCGACCATTTGGAAAGCCATGCGGCGAGATCGGCCTTGGCCTCGGCGAGATCGCGCCGGTCGTAGAGCCAGCGCAGTTCCTGCAGGCAATCGTCGCCATGCTTTCTCGGCAGGTGATCGAGCGCGTTCCTGAGGAAGTGCACGTAGCAGCGCTGCCATGCCGCTTCCGGGATCACCTCGCCGATCGCCGCGACCAGGCCGGCATGATCGTCTGACACGACCAGCTCGACGCCCTTGAGGCCGCGCGCCTTCAAGCCAACGAGAAAGTCCCTCCAGGCCGAGCGGCTCTCACGATTGGCCATCTCCACGGCCAGGATCTGACGCCGGCCGTCCCAGTCTATGCCGACAGCGATCAGCACCGCCTGGCTCATGACGATGCCGGCCTCGCGCACCTTCTCGTAGCGAGCATCGAGGATGAGGTAGGCAAAAGGCTCTTGAAGCGGGCGCTCGGCAAACGCTTTCAGGCTCTCGTCCAGGCGTTTGTTGATGGCCGAGATGGACGAGGCCGAGAAGGCATGGCCGCACAGCTCTTCCGTTATCGCCTTGACCTTGCGGGTCGACACGCCCTGCACATACATCTCCGCAAGCGTGGCCACCAAGGCCCGCTCCGAACGCTGGTAACGCTCGAAAAGCTCGGTGGAGAAGCGGCCGGCCCGGTCCTGCGGAACTCGCAGCTCAAGCTTGCCGACACGGGTGACAAGAGTGCGGCCATAATAACCCGAGCGATAGCCGAGCCGCTCCGGTGTGCGCTCGCCTTTCGAAGCACCCAGAGCCTCTGTCCATCTCGGCCTCGAGCATGCGCCACCCCAGAGACTGGCGATTTGTCACGCGTCGTTATTGCAAGCGTATGCGCTCCTCGGTCGTAAGCGGTGTTTCCGGACCACCTTTCGGGAGTGGTCGCGATCTGTGAGGTTGCCGATCCTGTATTGGGATCGGAGATCGGCTTGTGTCTGGACTTGACCTTACGCTTGACCCGGAGCGGCAGCTTCGGCGTTTCGAGGTGATCAACGGTGCCGGCGGTCGGCGTCACTGGTCGGTGGATGACAAGGCGCGGATCATCGCGGAGACGCTGGAGCCGAACGCAGTCATTTCCGAGGTAGCCCGTCGGTATGGCCTTAGGCCGCAGCAGGTCTTCGCCTGGCGCCGCGAAGCGCGCAAACCGGCCACTTCGGTGCAGCAAGATTCTCCTGCCTTTGTGCCGGCGGTTTTGGCGGCGGCGGAACCTGTAGCCAGCCGTTCACCGAAGCAGCGGAAACGGCAAGCCACCCGAGGTGCCGGCATGATCGAGCTTGAGATCGACGGCATCTCGATGCGCGTTGGCCGGGGCGCCGATACCAAGACGGTGGCGGCAGTGATCCGCGCGCTGAAGGCGACGTCGTGATCGGGCCGACGGGTGCGGTCAAGGTCATGGTGGCGACGAAGCCGGTGGACTTCCGCAAGGGTGCGGAGGGATTGGCCGCACTTGTGCGCGAGACCATGGGCGCTGACCCGTTCAATGGGGCGGTCTATGTCTTTCGGGCCAAGCGGACTGACCGGATCAAGCTGATCTTCTGGGATGGCACCGGGGTTTGCCTCTATGCCAAGCGTTTGGAGGATGGGGAGTTCCGCTGGCCGAAAGTGCATGACGGCATGATGCGGCTGACGGCCGCGCAACTGTCGGCGCTGCTCGAAGGTCTCGACTGGCGGCGTGTCCACGAGGCGCGCCGGACTCGCGTTCCAGCCCAGGCGGGCTGACCCGCGACGAAGTGAATCAGCCTGGATTCCGCTGTCGCGGACTGTCGGCGAATATGGTCTGATCCGCTCATGGCGATGACGGCTGACCAGCTTCCCGACGATCCGGATGCGCTGAAGGCGATGGTCCTGGCGCGCGACGTCGAGAATGCCCGTCTGATTCAGATCATCAAGGAATTGCAGCGTCATCGCTTCGGCCGGCGTGCCGAGACGCTCCCCGAGGATCAATTGCTGCTGGGGCTCGAAGAGGCCGAACAGATCGAGGCCGCCGGTGACGAAGAGCAGGCACAGACCGCTCTTGGCGAACGTCAGGCGCCTGTCGCCAAGCGCAGGGCGAACCGCGGCGGGCTGCCACCCCATCTGCCGCGCGTGGAGATGGTCGTCGACATCGAGGATCATGCCTGCCCGTGCTGCCGCAATGGCTTGCATCGGATCGGCGAGGACATGAGCGAGCGGCTCGACATCGTTCCGGCGCAGCTGCGCGTGATCGTCGTGCGCCGGCCCAAATATGCCTGCCGCGCCTGTGAGGATGTAGTGGTTCAGGCTCCGGCGCCCGCCCGGCTGATCGAGGGCGGCCTGCCGACCGAGGCGACGGTCGCCCAGGTGCTGGTCTCAAAATATGCTGACCACCTGCCGCTCTATCGTCAGGCGCAGATCTATGCCCGGCAGGGCATCAATCTCGACCGGTCCACGCTCGCCGACTGGGTCGGCCGCGCCGCCTGGCATCTGCGTCCGGTGCATGAGCGGCTGCTTGGCAAGCTGAAGTCCTCGCCAAAACTCTTCGCCGACGAGACGACCGCGCCAGTGCTCGATCCCGGCCGCGGCAAGACCAAGACAGGTCAACTCTGGGCCTATGCCCGCGATGACCGACCTTGGGAGGGGAGCGACCCGCCGGGCGTCGCCTATGTCTATGCGCCGGATCGGAAGGCCGAGCGTCCGATCGCTCATCTGGTGGGCTTTACCGGAATCCTGCAGGTCGACGGCTATGGCGGCTATCGCGTGCTCGCCGACAAGAGCGGCGTGACGCTCGCCTTCTGCTGGGCACATGTGCGCCGGCGCTTCTACGAGCTCGCCGCGGCCGGTCCCGCGCCAATCGCCAGCGAGGCGCTGAGACGGATCGCGGAACTCTATCGCGTCGAAGACGACGTCCGTCGACGATCGGCCGAGCAGCGCCGTGTCGTGCGCCAGGACAGGAGCCGCCCGATCGTCGTCGAACTCGAACCATGGCTTCGCGAAAAGCTCGGGCTGATCAGCCAGAAGACAAAGCTCGCCGAGGCGATCCGCTACACGCTCTCGCGCTGGGAAGGCCTCTCGCGCTTCCTTGACGACGGCCGCATCGAGATCGACAGCAACACCGTCGAACGCTCGATCCGTCCGATCGCGCTCAACCGCAAGAACGCGCTCTTCGCAGGCTCTGACGGCGGCGCCGAACACTGGGCAGTCATCGCCTCGCTGATCGAAACCTGCAAGCTCAATGGTGTCGAACCGCTCGGCTATCTCGCCGATGTCCTCACCAGGATCGTCAACGGCCACCCCAACAGCCAGATCGACGATCTCCTGCCTTGGGTCTACATCAACAAGCTCCAGCTCAAGGCTGTGGCCTAAGAACACCGCTTACCCTCGGTCGCGGCCAGTTCTGAGAAAGGCGACGGCCTCTCGCTCATATCTTTCATAGGAGATGCCGATAGCATAAGCCGAAGCGTCCAGCCCATGAGCCAGACCGCGAGCGATGTTCACAATCCGGGGTCCCCAGCCAGATCAGGCGGCTGTGACAGTAGCTCTGCGCAGATTGCGGAGACGCCCATACCAAGAGCTTCGACACGCGTAGCACTCTGTAGTCGCTCCGTCAGGCGCTCGATCTGGGCGTAGTCGAGAAGGCGAGCTGAGGCCTCAACCGAAT from Mesorhizobium sp. M1E.F.Ca.ET.045.02.1.1 includes the following:
- a CDS encoding IS66 family transposase — its product is MAMTADQLPDDPDALKAMVLARDVENARLIQIIKELQRHRFGRRAETLPEDQLLLGLEEAEQIEAAGDEEQAQTALGERQAPVAKRRANRGGLPPHLPRVEMVVDIEDHACPCCRNGLHRIGEDMSERLDIVPAQLRVIVVRRPKYACRACEDVVVQAPAPARLIEGGLPTEATVAQVLVSKYADHLPLYRQAQIYARQGINLDRSTLADWVGRAAWHLRPVHERLLGKLKSSPKLFADETTAPVLDPGRGKTKTGQLWAYARDDRPWEGSDPPGVAYVYAPDRKAERPIAHLVGFTGILQVDGYGGYRVLADKSGVTLAFCWAHVRRRFYELAAAGPAPIASEALRRIAELYRVEDDVRRRSAEQRRVVRQDRSRPIVVELEPWLREKLGLISQKTKLAEAIRYTLSRWEGLSRFLDDGRIEIDSNTVERSIRPIALNRKNALFAGSDGGAEHWAVIASLIETCKLNGVEPLGYLADVLTRIVNGHPNSQIDDLLPWVYINKLQLKAVA